AATCTGTTGCGATGGAAGATGAGAAACAAGTAATGGAAAAATTAATTGCTCTGCGAGAATTAGGAGTGACTGTTTCGATTGATGATTTTGGCACGGGCTATTCATCTTTACAATATTTAAGTCAGTATCCAATAGACAAGCTGAAAATTGATCAGTCTTTTTTACGCATTCAAACTAAGACGAATCAAACGATTATTAAATCGATCGTTTCGATGGGTCATAATATGGGGATGAAGGTGATTGCTGAAGGGGTTGAAACTTACGATGATGTAGCTCTATTGCAAAGTTTACAGTGTGATGAGATGCAAGGATTTGTCTGGACGAAACCACTTCCGTACGTAGAATTGATCGAGAAACTGCAGGAAGCTGAAATATTCCCACTTGAATTAGTTAAAGTAGATTGACATTTCTGAAAAAACAGATACCATTTAACTATTATCTAAATACTAATTATGTTAGAGGTGTTGATCATGAGATATGCATTTGCAAGTAGAGTCCGCCATCTTCAATCATCAGCTATTCGTGATATTTTAAAGGTCGTTGGGAAACAAGATATTATATCATTTGCAGGGGGATTGCCTGATGATGAGCTTTTTCCAATCGAAGGAATTGAAGAGGCGTTTCATAACGTCTTTCGAACAGGAAAGAAATCCCTTCAATATATGGAGACAGAAGGATATCTTCCATTACGTGATGTGATTTTAGAAAGAATGAAACGAAAAGACATAACGGGGTACACCGCAGACAATGTTATGCTCACAACAGGGTCGCAACAAGCAATCGACCTCTTCTCTCGTGTGATGCTTAATCCTGGTGATGTCATCTTAACTGAAGATCCAACGTATTTAGCAGCACTACAAGTCTTTAAGTCATATGAGGCTAAAGTGGTAGCGGTTGAATCTGATGATCATGGGATGTTGCCTGAGGATCTAGAGGCGAAGATGAGACAACACAAACCAAAGGCGATCTATGTTGTCCCAACTTTCTCCAATCCGGCCGGAAGAGTGTGGTCGCTTGAGCGGAGACAACAGTTACTTGCTCAAGCTGAGCGCGGGAATGTCATTGTATTAGAGGATGACCCATACGGTGATATCCAGTTTAATCAAGAGGAAACATATACCCCACTAGCCGCATTAGATGATGGTAGACATGTACTTTATACGAGTACCTTTTCAAAAACAGCTGTTCCAGCACTGCGTACAGGGTGGGTTGTCGGACCTTTTCAAGTGATTCGCATGATGGCTCAAGCTAAGCAAGCAAATGATCTCCATTCGAATTCTCTATCTCAACAAGCACTGTATCAGTTATGTATGGAATTTGATTTGGATGCTCATATTCAGTCTCTTATTGATGTGTATGAGAGTCGTATGAACGTCATGGTTGATTGCATTGAGAAGGCAAATATCGACTCTGTACGGTATGTTAAACCAAAGGGTGGGATGTTCTTATGGTTAGAATTGGCACCGCATATCAATACAACGACGTTACTTGCAGAAGCGGTTGAAGCAGGGGTTGCTTATGTGCCCGGAGAGCCGTTCTTTGCAGATGTGGCGAAGAAAAATACCTTACGCCTTAATTACACCCATGCAACACCAGAGAAGATCGAGCAAGGCATGAAACTATTGTTAGACTTAGTGAAAAAGAAAACAGAGAACACCACTGTTTATATTTAATAAAAAGCGTGAGAGCTGAGGCTCTCACGCTTTTTGTTTCTATTTAAACATATTAATAATGACATCTAGCAAGCCAATCGAGCTTAAGAAAATAATGAAGATTGCAACTGGTGCAAACCAGCGAAGTAGGTAGAACCAAGCATTACCAATGAACGTGTCTCCAAAGTCAGAGTCACGCAGTGCATCTGCCTTCTTCCAACCCCAACCGATAAATAACGCGATTATTAGTCCGCCAAGTGGTAAGAAGATATTCGAAGCCACAAAATCAATCGAGTCTAAAATGTCACGACCACCAATAATTGATATGTCTGATAACACCCCTTGACCGAGTGAAGATGGAACTCCAAGTAAGAAGATGATCCCTCCGATGATGATCGCTGCTTTTTGACGGGACCATGAGAAGCGACGAATAAAGTAAGCGACGGCTACTTCTAATAGAGAAACCGCGGATGATAGTGCGGCTGCTGCAAGTAAGAAGAAGAATAAGAGTCCGAATAATCCTCCAAGTCCGATGCTATCAAATACATCAGGCATAATCATAAACACTAAACCAGGCCCTGCTGCAGGTTCAATCCCAAAGGCAAATACCGCAGGGAAGATCATAATACCAGCTACGATCGCAAAGAGAGTATCAAGACCAGCTACACTCGCTGCCGCACCAGGAAGTCTTTCTTTATTTGAAAGATAACTACCGTACGTAATCAAAGCCCCCATCCCTAAGCTTAAAGAGAAGAACGCTTGACCTAAAGCTGCCAAATAAATTGATGGATCTGTTAATGCGCTCCAGTCTGGTGTGAAAAGGAAAGCAAGACCTTCTCTTGCTCCACCTAACGTTAAGCTATAGGCAGATAAGACAATGAGTAAAACCCCTAGTAGAGGCATTAATATTTTGTTCGAACGCTCAATTCCTTTTTTAACCCCGATAAAGACAATCGCAATCGTCACAGCCATAAACAAGAACTGCCATAATAGAGGATGGTAAGGATTAGTAATGAATGAAACGAAGAAATTTTCATAGCCACCTTCTGGAGTACTCCAGAGGTTACCAGTTAAATAGTTAACAAAGTAATACGAGATCCATCCTGCGATGACTCCGTAGAAGGAGAGGATCATAAAGGCTGCCCCAACTCCTAAAATACCAGCTAGAAACCAAGGCTTCCCTGGTGCAAGCTTTTCAAAAGAGCCAACCGCATCACTTTTGGCTTTCCGTCCAATTGTGAACTCAGCCATTAGGATTGGGATACCGATAAGTATGATACAGATAAGATAAATAAGTAAGAATGCAGCTCCTCCGTTTTCCCCTGTTACATAAGCAAAGCGCCATACATTTCCTAGTCCTACAGCAGATCCCATCGCAGCTAGAATAAAACCTAGTCTTGAGCCCCACTGCTCGCGACCCACTTCTTCCTTTAGTGACATGACGTATTCCCCCTTTAAAACGATAAAATAATTTTGTGAACTTACTATAGCATAAAAGTGTCTAGCTGAGTAGGGAATTTTCTGATTTTTTTGTTTTATCTTCAGAATGGGAAGGAGGGGTGATTGTCTTCGTTCGTAATTTTCACAAAAAAGCGACTAGTTTGCTATACTTATTCAAAGGATGGTGAGAGTAATGTTGACGTTGATTAAAAATGGAGACGTGTATAAACCCGAATATATAGGAAAGAAAGATATCCTTATAGCTGCTGGTAAAATAGTTGCAATAGCAGAGGTAATTGATCTAGCTTGTGAACAAGTGGAAGTGCAAATCATTGATGCAACAGGTACGTTTGTTTTTCCTGGTTTTATTGATAGTCATGTTCATATTATTGGGGGTGGAGGAGAAGGAAGTTATAAGACAAGAACTCCAGAATTATCACTCTCTGATGCGACAAAGGCTGGTGTTACGACGATCATAGGTGTGATTGGTACAGACGGTGTCTCTAGAACAATGCCAGACTTAATTGCCAAAGCAAAAGGATTAACAGAAGAAGGAATTACATGCTTTGTACATACGGGATCATATCAAGTTCCGATTACTACCTTAACAGGAAGCATTCAAAGTGATTTCCTTCTAATTGATCAAATTATTGGAGTCGGGGAGATCGCTATATCAGATCACCGTTCCTCAGAACCTACGCAAGAAGAGATTGCACGGATTGCTTCTTCAGCTAGAGTTGGCGGAATGTTGTCTGGAAAAGGGGGAATTGTGAATGTCCATGTTGGGGATGGGAAACGCAAATTAGATATTCTGACGGATATCGCAGAAAAATCCGACATCCCGATTACGCAATTTATTCCTACACATATTAATCGAAATGTCGAGTTACTTGAAGCGGGAGTGGAGTATGCGAAAAAAGGCGGGCGTATTGACTTCACGACAAGTGCGATCCAGGTGTTTGGTGAAGATGATGAAACGAAATCGAGTAGAGCTCTAAAAAAAGTGCTTGATGCAGGTGTTGATATTAAGCTCGTTACCTTTACTTCAGATGCGCAAGGGAGCTTGCCAAAATTTAATGAAAAGGGGGAATTTGTGGGCTTGAAAATCGGAGAAATAGCTTCTTTATTTGAAGAATTACGTGATGCGATTGTAGAGGAGAAGGTGCCAATGGAAGTTGCACTACAAGTCATCACGAAAAATCCAGCTGAAGCGTTAAAACTAGAAGGTAAAGGTCAATTAGATGTAGGGTTTGATGCTGATCTTGTCTTAGTAGATCAAGAATCCTTTACTATTAAAACAGTTATAGCTAAGGGGAACCTAATGGTCGAAAATAACGAAATAAGAGTAAAGGGAACGTTTGAATAATGGAATAGTCGGGCATGAGCAATAAATCATGACCGACTATTCGGTTGTGAACTTTCAGAAAAGATTGATATTTAAACATACCCTCTAGTATAATGTAGGTAGAGGATGATGGATTCATAGGAAGGAGTGTTCAATAAAAACTAACTAGTCAGTACTTGTTGTTGATAATTATGAATGCGCTTTCATATAATAGAAGGTTCTTACTTTCTTTCAATCTGAACAAGCGCTCAGAATTTGCTGTTGTTTTACATTAGAGGAGGGAATGGGATGAATTTTGATTTAACGAAAGAGCAGAAGATGATTCGTAACATGGTACGAGATTTCGCCGAAAATGAAATTGCTCCAGGTGCAGAGGCGAGAGATGCAAGCGCAGAATTTCCAGAGGATATCTTTAAGAAAATGGGAGAACTTGGACTTTTAGGTATTCCGTTTCCCGAAGCATATGGTGGTTCTGGTGGAGATACGGTTTCATACGCTTTAGCGGTAGAGGAAATTGGGCGTGCATGTGGTGGTACGGGCTTAAGTTATGCTGCCGCAGTCTCACTAGGGGCTAGTCCGCTGTATTATTTCGGAACAGAAGAGCAAAAAAAGGAATATTTAACCCCGTTAGCATCGGGTCATTCCCTTGGTTCATTTGGATTAACAGAGCCGAATGCAGGATCAGATGCAGGCGGAACGCAAACAAAGGCGATTCTTAACGGTGATGAATATGTGATCAACGGCGAGAAATGCTGGATTACGAATGCTAGTTTTGCGAGCACTGTAATTGTCACAGCTGTCACAGGAAAAGATGAAAAAGGAAAAAATATCATCTCTGCTTTTATTGTTCCAACTGATACCCCAGGATTCACGATCAACAGCAACTACGAAAAGATGGGCGTTCGTGCTTCAAATACATGTGAACTTATTTTAGAGGATGTTCGTGTGCCAAAGGAGAATTTATTAGGAGACCCTGAAAAAGGATTTAAGCAATTTCTTTATACTCTTGATGGAGGGAGAATATCGATTGCCGCATTAGGGGTTGGTATTGCTCAAGCCGCATTTGAACGTGCGCTTAATTACTCCAAAGAACGTAAGCAGTTTGGCAAGACGATCTCAAGCTTTCAAGCGATCCAATTTAAATTAGCAGATATGGCGATGGAGATTGAGCTCTCGAGAAATATGGTGATGAAGGCAGCTTGGCTGAAAGATCAAGGTCGGGCGTTTGGTAAGGAGGCAGCATTTGCTAAGCTCTACGCGTCTGAGACGGCTACACGTACAGCTAACCAAGCTATTCAAATCCATGGGGGATATGGGTATATGCGAGAATATGAAGTCGAGCGTATGCTACGCGATGCGAAACTACTTGAAATTGGAGAAGGAACATCTGAAATTCAACGCCTTGTTATCTCTAGACAATTAGGTTGTCGATAAGTGATATTGCAACGAATCGAATGTCATTATTGATATAAGGGGGAGGAAGATGTCTGATATTCAAGTACCAATTGGAAAATTACTCGAGGAAGTTGCTAAGAGACAACCCGATCATACAGCAGTGGTCTATTCTGATCGAGGGTTACGGTATACGTATGAACAATTTGATTATGAGTGCCGAAAAGTCGCTAAAGGGTTCATGGCCCTTGGTATAGAACGTGGTGAACATCTCGCCATTTGGTCAACGAATAAGCCTGAATGGTTAACGAGTCAATTTGCAACGGGCAAAATGGGCGCTGTACTTGTTACGGTCAATACGAATTATCAGACTTCTGAGCTTGAATACTTATTAAAACAATCAGATGCGACAACTCTTATATTGATGGATCAATTTAAAGATTCATCTTACGTTGAGATGCTCTATGAGGTTGTTCCTGAGTTGAGAGAGACAACACCTGGAGAGCTAAATTCTAGCAAGCTACCTAAACTTAAGAATGTTATTTTTCTTGGGGAAGAGTCGCATCCTGGAATGTACTCGTGGAGGGACATTCTTACACTCGGAGAGAATGTCTCAGATCAAGCACTGGATGAACGAATGAATGAACTCAATCAAAATGACGTGATCAATATGCAGTATACCTCTGGAACAACGGGTTTCCCAAAAGGGGTGATGTTGACTCATCATAATTTAACGAACAATGCAGTAAATATAGCGAGTTGTATGAACTTAACAAGTAAAGACAAGTTATGCATCCCTGTTCCATTTTTCCATTGTTTTGGATGCGTGCTTGGAACGCTTGCTAGTGTATCAGTTGGAGCAACGATGGTTCCAGTCGAAGAGTTCAGTCCTACGGCGGTGTTAGAAGCGGTATCAAAAGAACGTTGTACAGCCTTGCATGGTGTTCCAACGATGTTTATTAGCGAGCTGAATGATCCGAATTTCCATAGTTATGATCTATCTAGTCTTCGAACAGGCATTATGGCAGGTTCTAATTGTCCGATTGAAGTCATGAAAGCTGTCGTCGATCAAATGGGAGCCAGTGAAATTACGATTGCCTATGGACAAACAGAAGCATCCCCAGTGATTACGCAAACACGTGTCGACGATCCACTGATTGTGCGAGTAGAGTCCGTTGGCCGCGCCCTACCTAATGTCGAAGTGAAAATTATCGATCTTACAACTGGCGAAGAAGCAGCGCAAGGAATGCAGGGAGAATTATGGACGCGTGGATATCATGTCATGAAAGGCTATTACAAAAATCCAGAAGCAACAAAAGCTGCGATCACAGAAGATGGCTGGTTACGGACAGGTGATTTAGCCGTAATGGATGAGGGGGGATATTGCCGCATCACGGGTCGTTTAAAAGACATGATCATTCGTGGAGGAGAAAACATCTATCCTCGCGAAATTGAGGAATTTCTCTATAAACATCCTGCCGTTTTAGACGTTCAAGTCGTCGGTATCCCAGATGATAAGTATGGAGAAGAAGTGTCGGCGTGGATTAAAGTAAAAGAAGGCGTATCTTGTACAGAAGACGGAATTCGCGACGATTGTCGAGGTAAAATTGCGTCTTATAAAATTCCGCGGTACATTGCTTTTGTCAAAGAGTTTCCGATGACGGCTTCTGGGAAGATTCAAAAGTTTAAATTAAAACAACTTGGAGAAAAAACATTTCGTAAAGTAAGCAGTGAGTAGTTTTGAAAGCGTTGTCAAAAATGGTCAGGTGATTTCGATATCATCCGACCCAATCAAATGAGGTGATCGTATGTTTCAGAAGGTATTAATTGCAAATCGAGGAGAGATTGCAGCTAGAATCATTCGAACGTGTCAACGTATGGGCATACAAACTGTCGCGATTTATTCAGAAGCAGATGAACATTCCTTACATGTTTCACTCGCTGATGAGGCCTATCTCGTCGGCAAGCCGCGCGTAAACGAAAGCTATCTTCAAGTAGATAAAATTATGGAAGTTGCCAAAGAAAGCGGAGCGGAAGCGATTCATCCAGGATATGGTCTGCTTTCTGAAAATAGTGAGTTCGCCAGACGTTGTGTAGAAGAAGGGTTAATATTTATCGGTCCAAGCCCAGAAGTGATTGCAAAAATGGGGAGTAAAATCGAATCTCGAATAGCGATGGAGGCTGCGGGTGTGCCTGTTGTTCCGGGAATTGAATACGCATTAAAAGACGCCGAGGAAGCAGTGGAGGTAGCACGGACCATTGGATACCCGGTCATGTTAAAAGCATCTGCTGGTGGTGGTGGCATTGGCATGCAAATTGTTCGAAATGATGAAGAATGCCAAAAAGCGTT
Above is a genomic segment from Bacillus sp. FJAT-45037 containing:
- a CDS encoding aminotransferase-like domain-containing protein, whose translation is MRYAFASRVRHLQSSAIRDILKVVGKQDIISFAGGLPDDELFPIEGIEEAFHNVFRTGKKSLQYMETEGYLPLRDVILERMKRKDITGYTADNVMLTTGSQQAIDLFSRVMLNPGDVILTEDPTYLAALQVFKSYEAKVVAVESDDHGMLPEDLEAKMRQHKPKAIYVVPTFSNPAGRVWSLERRQQLLAQAERGNVIVLEDDPYGDIQFNQEETYTPLAALDDGRHVLYTSTFSKTAVPALRTGWVVGPFQVIRMMAQAKQANDLHSNSLSQQALYQLCMEFDLDAHIQSLIDVYESRMNVMVDCIEKANIDSVRYVKPKGGMFLWLELAPHINTTTLLAEAVEAGVAYVPGEPFFADVAKKNTLRLNYTHATPEKIEQGMKLLLDLVKKKTENTTVYI
- a CDS encoding sodium-dependent transporter, yielding MSLKEEVGREQWGSRLGFILAAMGSAVGLGNVWRFAYVTGENGGAAFLLIYLICIILIGIPILMAEFTIGRKAKSDAVGSFEKLAPGKPWFLAGILGVGAAFMILSFYGVIAGWISYYFVNYLTGNLWSTPEGGYENFFVSFITNPYHPLLWQFLFMAVTIAIVFIGVKKGIERSNKILMPLLGVLLIVLSAYSLTLGGAREGLAFLFTPDWSALTDPSIYLAALGQAFFSLSLGMGALITYGSYLSNKERLPGAAASVAGLDTLFAIVAGIMIFPAVFAFGIEPAAGPGLVFMIMPDVFDSIGLGGLFGLLFFFLLAAAALSSAVSLLEVAVAYFIRRFSWSRQKAAIIIGGIIFLLGVPSSLGQGVLSDISIIGGRDILDSIDFVASNIFLPLGGLIIALFIGWGWKKADALRDSDFGDTFIGNAWFYLLRWFAPVAIFIIFLSSIGLLDVIINMFK
- the iadA gene encoding beta-aspartyl-peptidase; this translates as MLTLIKNGDVYKPEYIGKKDILIAAGKIVAIAEVIDLACEQVEVQIIDATGTFVFPGFIDSHVHIIGGGGEGSYKTRTPELSLSDATKAGVTTIIGVIGTDGVSRTMPDLIAKAKGLTEEGITCFVHTGSYQVPITTLTGSIQSDFLLIDQIIGVGEIAISDHRSSEPTQEEIARIASSARVGGMLSGKGGIVNVHVGDGKRKLDILTDIAEKSDIPITQFIPTHINRNVELLEAGVEYAKKGGRIDFTTSAIQVFGEDDETKSSRALKKVLDAGVDIKLVTFTSDAQGSLPKFNEKGEFVGLKIGEIASLFEELRDAIVEEKVPMEVALQVITKNPAEALKLEGKGQLDVGFDADLVLVDQESFTIKTVIAKGNLMVENNEIRVKGTFE
- a CDS encoding acyl-CoA dehydrogenase, with product MNFDLTKEQKMIRNMVRDFAENEIAPGAEARDASAEFPEDIFKKMGELGLLGIPFPEAYGGSGGDTVSYALAVEEIGRACGGTGLSYAAAVSLGASPLYYFGTEEQKKEYLTPLASGHSLGSFGLTEPNAGSDAGGTQTKAILNGDEYVINGEKCWITNASFASTVIVTAVTGKDEKGKNIISAFIVPTDTPGFTINSNYEKMGVRASNTCELILEDVRVPKENLLGDPEKGFKQFLYTLDGGRISIAALGVGIAQAAFERALNYSKERKQFGKTISSFQAIQFKLADMAMEIELSRNMVMKAAWLKDQGRAFGKEAAFAKLYASETATRTANQAIQIHGGYGYMREYEVERMLRDAKLLEIGEGTSEIQRLVISRQLGCR
- a CDS encoding AMP-binding protein, whose translation is MSDIQVPIGKLLEEVAKRQPDHTAVVYSDRGLRYTYEQFDYECRKVAKGFMALGIERGEHLAIWSTNKPEWLTSQFATGKMGAVLVTVNTNYQTSELEYLLKQSDATTLILMDQFKDSSYVEMLYEVVPELRETTPGELNSSKLPKLKNVIFLGEESHPGMYSWRDILTLGENVSDQALDERMNELNQNDVINMQYTSGTTGFPKGVMLTHHNLTNNAVNIASCMNLTSKDKLCIPVPFFHCFGCVLGTLASVSVGATMVPVEEFSPTAVLEAVSKERCTALHGVPTMFISELNDPNFHSYDLSSLRTGIMAGSNCPIEVMKAVVDQMGASEITIAYGQTEASPVITQTRVDDPLIVRVESVGRALPNVEVKIIDLTTGEEAAQGMQGELWTRGYHVMKGYYKNPEATKAAITEDGWLRTGDLAVMDEGGYCRITGRLKDMIIRGGENIYPREIEEFLYKHPAVLDVQVVGIPDDKYGEEVSAWIKVKEGVSCTEDGIRDDCRGKIASYKIPRYIAFVKEFPMTASGKIQKFKLKQLGEKTFRKVSSE